Proteins encoded by one window of Oreochromis niloticus isolate F11D_XX linkage group LG17, O_niloticus_UMD_NMBU, whole genome shotgun sequence:
- the ikbip gene encoding inhibitor of nuclear factor kappa-B kinase-interacting protein isoform X2, whose translation MPTELKQRRKTQAQKQSDEPSEGSNGKEETQKVKTEAGDKTGASKTSSGLDIRSVMCLLSLAACGALSWLVLQQNEKFSQIEEKYRSLHGKTSSLFDMEEEIVRVSKKCESVQLMLESLGGQRGALKSQLEGLEQDVARLKEWATGLTEKRAQLQSSLTSLREAVGQIEGRTSTITKDFTSKVSSVRTDVRRMDGLHSEVESLLTQVGELEDQAAQVEHSMVKRIGDVLASSIDRVSNLRSASERNSQAIEQLRRRIPELANADKEISERLVELESGRARLIRTVTFASDLKPKVANIRRDFGAFEPQVSDLTLRIGRLAKDLMEREREIAELRQTLSNLTAVEGDLSVTSKQVNEIADITDIGEIHKPT comes from the exons ATGCCTACTGAACTaaagcagaggaggaagacGCAGGCACAGAAGCAAAGCGATGAACCATCAGAAGGCTCAAACGGGAAAGAAGAAACGCAGAAAGTGAAGACTGAAGCAGGAGACAAGACGGGAGCGAGCAAAACGTCCTCGGGCCTGGACATTAGAAGTGTAATGTGTTTGTTGTCGCTCGCAGCTTGTGGGGCTCTGAGCTG GTTGGTGCTGCAGCAGAATGAGAAGTTTTCCCAGATTGAGGAAAAATACAGATCTCTACACGGAAAAACCTCCAGTCTGTTCGACATGGAGGAGGAGATTGTCAGAGTTTCCAAAAAG TGTGAGAGCGTGCAGCTGATGCTAGAGAGTCTCGGGGGTCAGCGTGGGGCTCTGAAGTCTCAGCTGGAGGGTTTGGAGCAGGATGTAGCTCGGCTTAAGGAGTGGGCTACTGGCTTGACTGAGAAGAGGGCTCAGCTTCAGAGCAGCCTGACTTCACTGAGAGAAGCTGTGGGTCAGATCGAAGGACGGACATCGACCATCACAAAGGACTTCACCAGCAAG GTGTCGTCAGTGAGGACAGATGTGCGCAGGATGGATGGCCTGCACTCTGAGGTGGAGTCTCTGCTGACTCAGGTGGGCGAGCTTGAAGACCAGGCTGCTCAGGTGGAGCACAGCATGGTGAAACGCATCGGGGATGTGCTGGCCAGCAGCATCGATCGGGTTTCCAACCTCCGATCCGCATCTGAACGCAATTCTCAGGCCATAGAGCAGCTCCGCAGACGCATCCCTGAACTCGCCAACGCCGACAAGGAGATCTCCGAGCGCTTGGTGGAGCTAGAGAGCGGCCGGGCTCGCCTGATAAGAACGGTGACCTTCGCCAGCGACCTTAAACCAAAGGTGGCTAATATTAGGAGAGACTTTGGCGCGTTTGAGCCCCAGGTGTCAGACCTGACTCTTCGGATAGGACGATTAGCAAAAGATCTcatggaaagagagagagagatcgcTGAGCTTCGACAGACATTAAGTAACCTCACTGCAGTCGAGGGAGATTTGAGCGTTACAAGTAAACAGGTCAATGAGATAGCTGATATAACAGATATTGGAGAGATACACAAGccaacatga
- the ikbip gene encoding inhibitor of nuclear factor kappa-B kinase-interacting protein isoform X1 translates to MPTELKQRRKTQAQKQSDEPSEGSNGKEETQKVKTEAGDKTGASKTSSGLDIRSVMCLLSLAACGALSWLVLQQNEKFSQIEEKYRSLHGKTSSLFDMEEEIVRVSKKLAASEDDLQDALSTISLVTKLQQDISTLHAAVTTIQADESSASRDLEKVNAHFLNVTETWQESLAAINSDLTSLKAESRDAHAGATERVNEADRRIRSLAERLEELKDSTKRNARALERTEEDDVKRAQDQLDWNTKQIHNLEEQIGILNKREAELSSQLQEHIPRARACEEHLPEVEEAVRSILKLGGDLSGMEKRLEEVTLQVFGTEDSMLKATNEILEIRQELDTLQAQNSIMKMKNELSVVKEAVRELTMVLRESGVDSQMNSDALEEVGWNEEEEEWEKDEEDKLTEPFLDDLTE, encoded by the exons ATGCCTACTGAACTaaagcagaggaggaagacGCAGGCACAGAAGCAAAGCGATGAACCATCAGAAGGCTCAAACGGGAAAGAAGAAACGCAGAAAGTGAAGACTGAAGCAGGAGACAAGACGGGAGCGAGCAAAACGTCCTCGGGCCTGGACATTAGAAGTGTAATGTGTTTGTTGTCGCTCGCAGCTTGTGGGGCTCTGAGCTG GTTGGTGCTGCAGCAGAATGAGAAGTTTTCCCAGATTGAGGAAAAATACAGATCTCTACACGGAAAAACCTCCAGTCTGTTCGACATGGAGGAGGAGATTGTCAGAGTTTCCAAAAAG CTTGCCGCCTCTGAGGATGACCTACAGGATGCGCTCTCCACCATCTCCCTGGTGACAAAACTCCAGCAGGACATCTCCACCCTCCATGCTGCTGTCACGACAATACAGGCTGATGAAAGCTCTGCCTCCCGTGATCTGGAGAAGGTCAACGCCCACTTCCTCAACGTGACCGAGACGTGGCAAGAGAGTCTGGCAGCCATCAACTCCGATCTCACCTCCCTCAAGGCCGAGTCCAGGGACGCTCATGCTGGAGCTACAGAGCGGGTGAATGAAGCCGACCGGAGAATCCGTTCGCTGGCGGAGAGGCTGGAGGAGCTCAAGGACAGCACAAAGAGGAATGCCCGAGCTCTGGAGCGCACAGAGGAGGATGACGTCAAGCGAGCGCAGGATCAGCTGGACTGGAACACCAAGCAGATCCACAACCTGGAGGAGCAGATCGGCATCCTGAACAAGAGAGAGGCCGAGCTGAGCTCTCAGCTCCAGGAGCACATTCCCCGTGCGAGGGCCTGCGAAGAGCATCTGCCAGAGGTAGAGGAGGCGGTGCGCTCCATCCTCAAACTGGGTGGAGATCTGAGCGGAATGGAGAAGAGGCTGGAGGAGGTGACTTTGCAGGTGTTCGGCACTGAGGACAGCATGCTGAAAGCAACAAATGAAATCCTCGAGATCAGACAGGAGCTGGATACCCTGCAGGCTCAAAACAGCATCATGAAGATGAAAAATGAGTTGTCCGTGGTTAAAGAGGCAGTCCGTGAACTCACCATGGTGTTGAGGGAAAGTGGGGTTGACAGCCAAATGAACTCTGACGCTCTGGAGGAAGTGGGATGgaacgaggaggaggaggagtgggagAAAGATGAAGAGGATAAATTGACCGAGCCTTTTCTTGATGACCTCACTGAATga